Proteins from one Mercurialis annua linkage group LG7, ddMerAnnu1.2, whole genome shotgun sequence genomic window:
- the LOC126656806 gene encoding uncharacterized protein LOC126656806: protein MKTSFRNCQGVGNPLTGHNLRGSHLVSRVGSLWLGVQVVMLVLLVGMFFYLHCTFVNHDDNAIWHLIGIYLNVCYVDRVAQLCFLSNYINQLRGCIIVGEDFNCVSNINEKQGRNRVSANRLQALNDFILSSQLQDLGFSGHPFTWNNRRRGNDNIQMRLDRVLASVEWLDRYSSGVVHHLSELGSDHRPLLLDSCPNTVEGKFCFV from the exons ATGAAGACCAGTTTCCGGAACTGCCAAGGTGTGGGGAACCCCTTGACAGGTCACAATCTGCGAGGG AGCCATTTGGTATCTCGGGTGGGCTCCCTTTGGCTTGGAGTTCAAGTTGTAATGTTAGTATTATTAGTAGGGATGTTTTTTTACCTTCATTGTACTTTTGTCAACCATGACGACAATGCCATTTGGCATCTTATTGGTATCTATCTTAATGTTTGCTATGTGGATCGTGTTGCTCAGTTATGTTTTTTATCAAACTACATTAACCAACTCAGGGGTTGCATTATTGTGGGAGAGGATTTTAACTGTGTAAGTAACATCAATGAGAAACAAGGAAGGAATAGGGTTAGTGCCAACCGGTTACAGGCCCTAAATGACTTCATTCTTAGTAGCCAACTGCAAGATCTGGGTTTCAGTGGTCACCCCTTCACTTGGAATAACAGACGTAGGGGCAATGATAATATACAAATGCGATTGGACCGGGTTCTTGCTTCGGTTGAGTGGCTAGATAGATACTCCTCAGGGGTGGTGCATCACTTGTCTGAATTAGGATCAGATCACCGCCCTCTTCTCTTGGACTCCTGCCCGAACACTGTTGAGGGCAAATTTTGCTTTGTTTAG